The Lysobacter panacisoli genome includes a window with the following:
- a CDS encoding pseudouridine synthase: MDEGQGRPGGEGKAGRRAGARRAPQDRTRKEEVTRPVRPGPRPGRAPSPSNAPRHGLARVLSKQGLCSRTEAARWIEAGRVEVDGRIVRDPEFPIVQGRQRVRVDGRELDAAPRLYLMLNKPRGLVTTTQDERGRDTVYRCFDGSGLPWIAPVGRLDKASEGLLLFSNDPAWSAAITDPDTGPDKTYHVQVDAVPDEALLEALVRGVEVEGEYLRARAVRLLRSGERNAWLEVVLDEGRNRHIRRLLAEFDLAVLRLVRVAVGTLALGELPKGQWRRLDDVEVAALSRIHKNP, from the coding sequence ATGGATGAAGGCCAAGGGCGTCCGGGTGGTGAAGGCAAGGCCGGCCGTCGCGCCGGTGCCCGCCGAGCCCCCCAAGACCGAACCCGAAAAGAAGAAGTGACGCGACCCGTGCGTCCCGGGCCGAGGCCCGGTCGCGCGCCGTCGCCGTCGAACGCGCCGCGTCATGGGCTTGCACGCGTGTTGTCCAAACAGGGGCTGTGCTCGCGCACCGAGGCGGCACGCTGGATCGAGGCAGGGCGGGTCGAAGTCGACGGCCGCATCGTTCGCGATCCTGAATTCCCCATCGTCCAGGGACGCCAGCGCGTGCGCGTGGACGGTCGAGAGCTCGATGCAGCGCCACGCCTGTACCTGATGCTCAACAAGCCGCGCGGCCTGGTGACGACCACCCAGGACGAACGCGGGCGCGACACCGTGTATCGCTGCTTCGACGGCTCGGGGTTGCCGTGGATCGCGCCGGTAGGGCGACTCGACAAGGCCAGCGAGGGCCTTCTCCTGTTCAGCAACGATCCCGCATGGTCCGCCGCGATCACCGATCCGGACACCGGTCCCGACAAGACCTACCACGTGCAGGTCGACGCGGTGCCCGACGAGGCGTTGCTCGAAGCCCTGGTGCGCGGGGTCGAGGTCGAAGGCGAGTATCTGCGCGCGCGTGCCGTGCGCCTGCTGCGCAGCGGCGAACGCAACGCATGGCTGGAAGTCGTCCTCGACGAGGGGCGTAATCGCCATATCCGCCGGCTGTTGGCCGAGTTCGACCTTGCGGTGCTGCGACTGGTCCGCGTGGCGGTGGGAACGCTCGCCCTGG
- a CDS encoding OmpA family protein, producing MKIRVLSTALLAGLAFAQAANAQEFDDRWYLTGSAGMNIQDNDRGTRDAPFGALGVGKFLNQNWSVDGELNYQNPNNDDNQDLNWSQYGVSVDLRRHFTQEGRNWAPYLLMGLGYQRSEEEFDAFPSTVSPGEREEGNLAAKVGVGVQSGLAGKRAAIRTELAYRADFDDGSMSAPSEDWFGDLLASVGVVIPLGPPVVAAPPPAPAPSCADLDDDGDGVNNCDDKCPGSQAGQTIGPDGCPVPVSIDLKGVNFDFDKATLRPDAVSILNEAIEIFKRYPELRAEVAGHTDQCGKDAYNQKLSERRAKAVYDHLTANGIDASRLTGPNGYGESRPLEDLGQAFPGCKSEKNRRTELNVQN from the coding sequence ATGAAGATCCGTGTGTTGAGCACTGCGCTGCTGGCAGGCCTGGCGTTCGCCCAGGCAGCCAATGCCCAGGAATTCGACGATCGCTGGTACCTGACCGGTTCGGCCGGCATGAACATCCAGGACAACGATCGCGGTACGCGTGACGCGCCGTTCGGTGCGCTGGGCGTGGGCAAGTTCCTCAACCAGAACTGGTCGGTCGACGGTGAGCTGAACTACCAGAACCCGAACAACGACGACAACCAGGACCTGAACTGGAGCCAGTACGGCGTGTCGGTCGACCTGCGCCGCCATTTCACCCAGGAAGGTCGCAACTGGGCGCCGTACCTGCTGATGGGCCTGGGCTACCAGCGCTCGGAAGAAGAGTTCGACGCGTTTCCGAGCACCGTTTCGCCGGGCGAGCGTGAGGAAGGCAACCTGGCCGCGAAGGTCGGCGTCGGCGTGCAGAGCGGCCTGGCCGGCAAGCGTGCCGCCATCCGCACCGAGCTGGCGTACCGTGCCGACTTCGACGATGGCAGCATGTCGGCCCCGAGCGAAGACTGGTTCGGCGACCTGCTGGCTTCGGTCGGCGTCGTGATCCCGCTGGGCCCGCCGGTCGTGGCGGCACCGCCGCCGGCTCCGGCGCCGAGCTGCGCAGACCTCGACGACGACGGCGACGGCGTCAACAACTGCGACGACAAGTGCCCGGGTTCGCAGGCCGGCCAGACGATCGGTCCGGACGGTTGCCCGGTGCCGGTGTCGATCGACCTGAAGGGCGTGAACTTCGACTTCGACAAGGCCACGCTGCGTCCGGACGCGGTTTCGATCCTCAACGAGGCGATCGAGATCTTCAAGCGTTATCCGGAACTGCGCGCCGAAGTCGCCGGTCACACCGACCAGTGCGGCAAGGACGCGTACAACCAGAAGCTGTCGGAGCGTCGCGCCAAGGCGGTGTACGACCACCTGACCGCGAATGGCATCGACGCCTCGCGTCTGACCGGTCCGAACGGCTACGGCGAGAGCCGTCCGCTGGAAGACCTGGGCCAGGCGTTCCCGGGCTGCAAGAGCGAGAAGAACCGTCGTACCGAGCTGAACGTCCAGAACTGA
- a CDS encoding OmpA family protein, whose translation MNKKLLCAALLGGLSLVQVANAQVADDRWYLTGAAGMNIQDNDRNTRDTPFGSIGVGKFLNENWSLDGELNYQNPNNDDNQDLNWSQYGISFDARRFFNAEGRNWAPYILMGLGYQRSEEEFDNFPNPDSPGEDKEGNVAAKVGVGVQSGLPGKRAAIRTELAYRADFNDRDLSSRPGGNSSLDSDDWYGDLLASVGVVIPLGPPVVAAPPPAPAPSCADLDDDGDGVNNCDDKCPGSQAGQTIGPDGCPVPVSIDLKGVNFDFDKATLRPDAVSILNEAIEIFKRYPELRAEVAGHTDQCGKDAYNQKLSERRAKAVYDHLTANGIDASRLTGPNGYGESRPLEDLGQAFPGCKSEKNRRTELNVQN comes from the coding sequence ATGAATAAGAAACTCCTCTGCGCCGCCCTGCTGGGTGGCCTGAGCCTGGTCCAGGTGGCCAATGCTCAGGTTGCTGACGATCGCTGGTACCTCACCGGTGCGGCCGGCATGAACATCCAGGACAACGATCGCAACACGCGCGACACTCCGTTCGGCTCCATCGGCGTCGGCAAGTTCCTCAACGAGAACTGGTCGCTGGACGGTGAGCTGAACTACCAGAACCCGAACAACGACGACAACCAGGATCTCAACTGGAGTCAGTACGGCATCTCGTTCGACGCGCGTCGTTTCTTCAATGCCGAAGGCCGCAACTGGGCGCCGTACATCCTGATGGGCCTGGGCTACCAGCGTTCGGAAGAGGAGTTCGACAACTTCCCGAACCCGGACTCGCCGGGTGAGGACAAGGAAGGCAATGTCGCGGCGAAGGTCGGCGTCGGCGTGCAGAGCGGTCTGCCCGGCAAGCGCGCGGCGATCCGCACCGAACTGGCCTATCGCGCCGACTTCAACGATCGCGACCTCAGCTCGCGTCCGGGCGGAAATTCCTCGCTCGACAGCGACGACTGGTACGGCGACCTGCTGGCTTCGGTCGGCGTCGTGATCCCGCTGGGTCCGCCGGTCGTGGCGGCTCCGCCGCCGGCTCCGGCGCCGAGCTGCGCCGACCTCGACGACGACGGCGACGGCGTCAACAACTGCGACGACAAGTGCCCGGGCTCGCAGGCCGGCCAGACGATCGGTCCGGACGGTTGCCCGGTGCCGGTGTCGATCGACCTGAAGGGCGTGAACTTCGACTTCGACAAGGCCACGCTGCGTCCGGACGCGGTTTCGATCCTCAACGAGGCGATCGAGATCTTCAAGCGTTATCCGGAACTGCGCGCCGAAGTCGCCGGTCACACCGACCAGTGCGGCAAGGACGCGTACAACCAGAAGCTGTCGGAGCGTCGCGCCAAGGCGGTGTACGACCACCTGACCGCGAATGGCATCGACGCCTCGCGTCTGACCGGTCCGAACGGCTACGGCGAGAGCCGTCCGCTGGAAGACCTGGGCCAGGCGTTCCCGGGCTGCAAGAGCGAGAAGAACCGTCGTACCGAGCTGAACGTCCAGAACTGA
- a CDS encoding bifunctional 2-methylcitrate dehydratase/aconitate hydratase yields the protein MSDFDQRSAARPQPDAPLLDIADYVDGPDIASQEAYETARWVLLDSLACAALAMDHPACVRHLGPIVPGAVLPGGARVPFTAHELDPVQAAYDIGVQIRWLDFNDTWLAAEWGHPSDNLGAILAVADYLGRRAAGEGGTPLTVREVLGHAIRAHEIQGCYALKNSFNRVGLDHVILVRLASTAVATKMLGGSRDEIVNALSHSWIDNGALRTYRHAPNTGPRKSWAAGDACRRAVTHALNACRGEVGYPSALSVPTWGFYDVALEGREFEFERPFGSYVMENILFKISHPAEFHAQTAVECAMRLHAQVADRIEAIESVLIETQEAAMRIIDKTGPLANYADRDHCLQYMVAVPLIFGRLGADDYTDAVASDPRIDELRAKMIVREEPRFSRDYYDPDRRYIGNAVQVTFRDGGQTEKVSIDYPVGHRRRREEGVPLLRNKFERAIAGRLPPEKLESLNAIAAEPARIDALAITDFMSLLTP from the coding sequence ATGAGCGATTTCGACCAGCGTTCCGCCGCCCGCCCGCAACCCGATGCGCCGCTGCTCGACATCGCCGACTACGTCGACGGGCCCGACATCGCATCTCAGGAAGCCTACGAGACCGCGCGCTGGGTGCTGCTCGACTCGCTCGCCTGCGCCGCGCTGGCAATGGATCATCCGGCGTGCGTGCGTCACCTGGGGCCGATCGTGCCCGGTGCGGTACTTCCCGGCGGCGCGCGCGTGCCGTTCACCGCCCATGAACTCGATCCCGTGCAGGCCGCCTACGACATCGGCGTGCAGATCCGCTGGCTCGATTTCAACGACACCTGGCTCGCCGCCGAATGGGGTCATCCGTCCGACAACCTCGGCGCGATCCTCGCCGTCGCCGATTACCTCGGCCGACGCGCCGCGGGCGAGGGCGGCACGCCGCTCACCGTGCGCGAGGTGCTCGGCCACGCCATCCGCGCGCACGAGATCCAGGGCTGCTACGCGCTGAAGAATTCGTTCAATCGCGTCGGCCTGGACCACGTGATCCTGGTGCGGCTCGCGTCGACTGCGGTGGCGACGAAGATGCTCGGCGGAAGCCGCGACGAGATCGTCAACGCGCTCTCGCACAGCTGGATCGACAACGGCGCGCTGCGCACCTACCGGCACGCGCCGAACACCGGTCCGCGCAAGAGTTGGGCCGCCGGCGATGCGTGCCGACGCGCGGTGACACATGCGCTGAACGCGTGCCGCGGCGAGGTCGGCTATCCCAGCGCGCTCAGCGTGCCGACCTGGGGTTTCTACGACGTCGCTCTCGAGGGACGCGAATTCGAGTTCGAGCGGCCGTTCGGCAGCTACGTGATGGAGAACATCCTGTTCAAGATCAGCCACCCGGCCGAGTTCCACGCGCAGACCGCGGTGGAGTGCGCGATGCGGCTGCATGCGCAGGTGGCGGATCGCATCGAAGCGATCGAGAGCGTGCTGATCGAGACGCAGGAAGCGGCCATGCGCATCATCGACAAGACCGGCCCGCTGGCGAACTACGCCGATCGCGACCACTGCCTGCAGTACATGGTCGCCGTGCCGCTGATCTTCGGACGCCTGGGCGCGGACGACTACACCGACGCGGTCGCGTCGGATCCGCGCATCGACGAACTTCGCGCGAAGATGATCGTGCGTGAAGAGCCGCGCTTCAGCCGCGACTATTACGACCCGGACCGCCGCTACATCGGCAATGCCGTGCAGGTGACCTTCCGTGACGGCGGCCAGACGGAGAAGGTGTCGATCGACTACCCGGTCGGCCACCGGCGCCGTCGCGAGGAGGGCGTTCCGCTGCTGCGCAACAAATTCGAACGCGCCATCGCCGGGCGCCTGCCGCCGGAAAAGCTCGAATCGCTGAACGCCATCGCCGCCGAACCGGCGCGCATCGATGCATTGGCCATCACGGACTTCATGTCATTGCTGACACCGTGA
- a CDS encoding DODA-type extradiol aromatic ring-opening family dioxygenase, producing MDIPARLPALFLSHGSPMLAVQDSPAGRFLDGLGRELPWPRAIVVASAHFMTDRPMLGGHLQPHTVHDFGGFPEPLYRIHYPAPGAPDLAEEIAQRLADAGLPARVRENHGLDHGVWVPLLRMYPQADIPVVPLSVMPHGDATAHYALGQALAPLRDDGVLVIGSGGFVHNLGDLDWAHPDAPMTPWAQEFAQWMHAALAVHDIDAMLDWQQRAPHAHHAHPTVEHLMPLFVALGAGGESPTVRTLHRSHEFGSLALDAFAFD from the coding sequence ATGGACATTCCCGCACGCCTGCCCGCCCTGTTCCTCTCCCACGGCTCGCCGATGCTGGCCGTGCAGGATTCCCCCGCCGGCCGCTTCCTCGACGGCCTCGGCCGCGAACTGCCGTGGCCGCGCGCGATCGTCGTCGCGTCCGCGCATTTCATGACCGACCGGCCGATGCTCGGCGGACACCTGCAACCGCACACCGTGCACGACTTCGGCGGATTCCCGGAACCGCTGTATCGCATCCACTACCCAGCACCCGGCGCGCCTGATCTCGCCGAAGAGATCGCGCAGCGCCTCGCCGATGCGGGCCTGCCAGCGCGCGTGCGCGAGAACCACGGCCTCGACCACGGCGTGTGGGTGCCGCTGCTGCGGATGTATCCGCAGGCCGACATTCCCGTCGTGCCGCTGTCGGTGATGCCGCACGGCGACGCCACGGCGCACTACGCGCTCGGACAGGCGCTGGCGCCGCTGCGCGACGACGGCGTGCTGGTGATCGGCTCGGGCGGTTTCGTGCACAACCTCGGCGATCTGGACTGGGCGCATCCCGACGCGCCGATGACACCGTGGGCGCAGGAATTCGCGCAGTGGATGCACGCCGCGCTGGCTGTGCACGACATCGACGCCATGCTCGACTGGCAACAGCGCGCGCCGCATGCGCACCACGCGCATCCGACGGTGGAACACCTGATGCCGCTGTTCGTCGCGCTCGGTGCAGGCGGAGAGTCACCGACGGTGCGCACGTTGCACCGCTCGCACGAGTTCGGATCGCTGGCGCTGGATGCGTTCGCGTTCGATTGA